In a genomic window of Apteryx mantelli isolate bAptMan1 chromosome 2, bAptMan1.hap1, whole genome shotgun sequence:
- the LRRC3B gene encoding leucine-rich repeat-containing protein 3B, with amino-acid sequence MHLVDLWLTRSLSMCLLLQSFVLMILCFHSASMCPKGCLCSHSGGLNVSCSNANLKEIPRDLPPETVLLYLDSNQITSIPNEIFKDLHQLRVLNLSKNGIEFIDEHAFKGVAETLQTLDLSDNRIQSVHKNAFNNLKARARIANNPWHCDCTLQQVLRSMASNHETANNVICKTSVLDEHAGRPFLNAANDADLCNLPKKTTDYAMLVTMFGWFTMVISYVVYYVRQNQEDARRHLEYLKSLPSRQKKPDEADDISTVV; translated from the coding sequence ATGCATCTGGTAGACCTGTGGTTAACTCGTTCCCTCTCCATGTGTCTGCTCCTacaaagttttgtcctcatgatACTGTGCTTTCATTCTGCCAGTATGTGCCCAAAAGGCTGCCTTTGTTCTCACTCGGGAGGTTTAAACGTCAGCTGTAGCAATGCAAACCTCAAGGAAATACCCAGAGATCTTCCTCCAGAAACAGTCTTACTTTATTTGGACTCCAATCAGATAACCTCTATCCCAAATGAAATTTTTAAGGACTTGCATCAACTGAGAGTCCTCAATTTATCAAAAAATGGGATTGAATTTATAGACGAACATGCCTTTAAAGGGGTGGCAGAAACCTTGCAGACTCTGGATTTGTCTGACAACCGGATTCAAAGCGTGCACAAAAACGCTTTCAACAACTTAAAGGCCAGAGCCAGAATCGCAAACAACCCTTGGCACTGTGACTGCACGCTGCAGCAGGTGTTGAGGAGCATGGCGTCCAACCACGAGACCGCCAACAACGTCATCTGTAAGACATCTGTGTTAGACGAACACGCTGGGAGACCCTTCCTCAACGCGGCCAATGATGCTGACCTCTGTAACCTTCCTAAAAAGACTACTGATTACGCCATGCTGGTCACCATGTTTGGCTGGTTCACCATGGTGATCTCATACGTGGTTTATTATGTGCGGCAAAATCAAGAGGATGCAAGGAGGCACCTTGAGTACTTGAAATCCCTGCCAAGCAGGCAAAAGAAACCAGATGAAGCCGATGACATTAGCACTGTGGTATAG